The Methylomonas montana genome has a window encoding:
- a CDS encoding type II toxin-antitoxin system VapC family toxin, whose amino-acid sequence MVVDSSILIAILLNETDADQYAQILLETDSLYISAVSVVEASMVIEYKKGNVGADKFDELLKLIAPVIIAFDQEQAQLARNAWRQFGKGRHPAKLNFGDCCSYAAARYTDQPLLFKGNDFNQTDIPSVL is encoded by the coding sequence ATGGTGGTGGATTCATCGATATTGATCGCCATATTGCTCAATGAGACCGACGCAGATCAATACGCGCAAATATTGTTAGAGACAGATTCGCTTTATATCAGTGCTGTCAGCGTGGTTGAAGCCTCCATGGTCATCGAATATAAAAAAGGCAATGTCGGCGCAGACAAATTTGACGAGCTGCTCAAGCTAATCGCTCCAGTCATCATTGCCTTCGATCAGGAACAGGCTCAATTGGCCCGAAATGCTTGGCGACAGTTCGGCAAGGGCCGCCATCCCGCCAAATTAAATTTTGGCGATTGCTGTAGTTACGCTGCCGCTCGATACACCGATCAACCCTTGCTGTTCAAGGGCAACGACTTTAACCAGACCGATATTCCATCGGTGCTTTAA
- a CDS encoding sigma-54 interaction domain-containing protein, with translation MNTNILLSWLGITDLNAAGLLLDSSQTPIGDGPISGALKNLSFDELHLLHDQDPQQVHAYVDWLSQHSGIKVFTIPCALRSPIDFGDIHQAVDGYLQKLTTENPSLEISIHLSPGTPSMTAVSILLGKTKYNTRFVQSTKEKGGEFVTIPFDISAEFVPQIVKRADKKLSQLALDQAPTSAAFSDIITQNPDFQRVIRKAEKIALRDVPALIMGESGTGKELFAKAIHNASQRQGKPFITVNCGAIPKDLIDSELFGHIKGAFTGAVTNKIGYFEAADSGTLFLDEFGELPEDAQVRLLRVLQSGEISKVGDSNSKIVDVRVIAATNRDLARHIAEGRFREDLFYRVAIGVLTLPPLRERSGDLALLMDHLMTAINREASNQPGYVDKKISVKAKNIILNHTWPGNIRELHGTLLRASIWAESDTITEFDIQEAMISRPASGNKSDLPEIGSGLDIQGLLDDIKRKYITKALAQVAGNKKKATALLGLPNYQTLSNWMDKLGIEE, from the coding sequence ATGAATACAAACATTCTGTTGTCTTGGCTGGGCATTACCGATCTCAATGCAGCCGGCTTGTTGTTAGACTCGTCTCAAACCCCAATAGGTGATGGACCTATATCGGGTGCCCTAAAAAATCTATCATTCGACGAACTCCACTTGCTACACGACCAAGATCCTCAGCAAGTCCATGCTTATGTTGACTGGTTAAGTCAGCACAGCGGCATCAAGGTTTTTACCATCCCGTGTGCTCTGCGCTCTCCAATCGATTTCGGCGACATCCATCAAGCGGTTGATGGCTATCTGCAAAAGCTGACTACTGAAAACCCTAGTCTGGAGATCAGCATTCACTTGTCGCCCGGTACGCCGTCGATGACAGCGGTATCTATTCTGCTGGGTAAAACCAAGTACAACACGCGCTTCGTTCAATCGACTAAGGAGAAAGGCGGCGAGTTCGTTACCATTCCATTCGACATATCCGCCGAGTTCGTCCCTCAAATCGTTAAACGTGCCGATAAGAAGCTCAGTCAGCTAGCATTGGATCAAGCGCCAACATCGGCAGCGTTTTCCGACATCATTACCCAAAATCCGGACTTTCAGCGCGTCATTCGTAAAGCCGAAAAAATCGCGCTACGCGATGTACCTGCGCTGATCATGGGCGAGTCCGGTACTGGCAAGGAACTCTTCGCCAAAGCCATTCATAACGCCTCTCAACGGCAAGGCAAGCCATTTATCACCGTCAACTGTGGTGCTATTCCCAAAGATTTGATTGATTCAGAGTTGTTTGGCCACATCAAAGGCGCGTTTACCGGCGCGGTGACCAACAAAATCGGCTATTTCGAAGCTGCCGATAGTGGCACCTTATTTTTGGATGAGTTTGGCGAGTTGCCGGAAGACGCTCAAGTGAGATTGCTGCGCGTCCTACAATCCGGTGAAATCAGCAAAGTTGGCGACAGCAATTCAAAAATAGTCGACGTGCGAGTCATCGCCGCCACCAATCGCGATCTCGCGCGACACATTGCCGAGGGGCGTTTTCGCGAAGACCTATTTTATCGGGTCGCCATTGGCGTATTGACATTGCCCCCATTGCGAGAACGCAGTGGTGATCTCGCGTTGTTGATGGATCATTTAATGACTGCGATCAATCGTGAAGCATCCAATCAACCGGGTTATGTAGATAAGAAAATTTCTGTAAAAGCAAAAAATATTATTCTGAATCACACTTGGCCGGGTAATATACGAGAATTACACGGCACGTTACTCCGAGCTTCAATATGGGCGGAATCAGATACCATTACCGAGTTCGATATTCAGGAAGCCATGATTAGCCGACCAGCCAGCGGCAATAAAAGCGATCTGCCCGAAATCGGCTCAGGCCTTGATATTCAAGGCTTGCTGGACGACATCAAACGCAAATACATTACCAAGGCATTGGCTCAAGTAGCCGGTAATAAAAAGAAAGCCACGGCACTGCTAGGATTGCCGAACTACCAAACGCTCAGCAATTGGATGGACAAGCTGGGCATAGAAGAATAA
- a CDS encoding type I restriction-modification system subunit M — MITGELKNKIDKLWLEFWQGGIANPLTVIEQITFLMFARLLDINESRDEKRAARTGHSFTRRFKDNDQHLRWSQFSHIEDAERLMTLVRDEVFKHFREHTSDSRFGDYMKDARMVIDKPSLLVKAIEMIDALPLDAGDTKGDLYEYLLSKLTTAGINGQFRTPRHVIKLMVWMLDPQPGEVVADPACGTAGFLVAVMEYLLEIYSSQQGVMQEELIDDQGKTVSQTIYTGDLLTQEQWQTIKTRMFHGFDFDSTMLRIAAMNLYMHGVDNPDIHYQDTLAQSFAQHFPELEHNAFDVIFANPPFKGSLDEDTINPLILRLVKTKKTELLFIALILHMLKPGGRSATVVPQGVLFGSSNAHQAVRQLLIEHNQLEAVINLPSGVFKPYAGVATAILIFAKGGATDHVWFYDVRDDGYSLDDKRDPLYQDEQGNPLSFAGDLPKVLAAYQNRDKSSADTEANDKTQACFWVSKAEIAANKYDLSVNRYKETVHQEEEYEDPKTILQQWMGLVDEIQDELKELEGML, encoded by the coding sequence ATGATCACCGGCGAACTCAAAAACAAAATCGACAAACTCTGGCTGGAATTTTGGCAAGGCGGTATCGCCAACCCCTTGACCGTTATCGAGCAAATCACCTTCCTGATGTTTGCCCGCCTGCTGGATATTAACGAAAGCCGTGACGAAAAACGCGCCGCCCGCACTGGACACAGTTTTACCCGGCGTTTTAAGGATAACGATCAACATCTGCGCTGGAGCCAGTTCAGTCATATCGAAGATGCCGAGCGCCTGATGACTTTGGTGCGCGATGAAGTGTTCAAGCATTTTCGCGAACATACCAGCGACAGCCGCTTTGGCGATTACATGAAAGATGCCCGCATGGTCATCGACAAACCCAGCCTGTTGGTCAAAGCCATCGAAATGATCGACGCCTTGCCGCTGGATGCCGGCGATACCAAGGGTGACTTATACGAATACCTGCTTAGCAAACTCACCACCGCTGGCATCAATGGCCAGTTCCGCACCCCGCGTCATGTCATCAAACTCATGGTATGGATGCTCGATCCGCAACCGGGTGAAGTGGTAGCCGATCCCGCCTGCGGCACCGCCGGATTTTTGGTGGCGGTGATGGAATATCTGCTGGAAATCTACAGCAGCCAACAGGGCGTGATGCAGGAAGAACTCATCGATGATCAGGGTAAAACCGTCAGCCAAACCATTTACACCGGCGATTTATTAACCCAGGAGCAATGGCAAACCATCAAAACCCGCATGTTTCATGGTTTTGATTTCGACAGCACCATGTTGCGTATCGCCGCCATGAACCTGTACATGCACGGCGTTGACAATCCGGATATCCATTACCAGGACACCTTGGCGCAGAGTTTTGCCCAGCACTTTCCTGAGCTTGAGCACAATGCCTTTGATGTGATCTTTGCCAATCCGCCCTTCAAAGGCAGTTTGGACGAAGACACCATCAACCCGCTCATTTTGCGGCTGGTCAAAACCAAAAAAACCGAATTGCTGTTTATTGCCCTGATTTTGCATATGCTGAAACCCGGTGGCCGCAGTGCCACCGTCGTCCCGCAAGGCGTGTTGTTCGGTTCGTCCAATGCTCACCAAGCCGTGCGGCAATTACTGATCGAACACAACCAGCTGGAAGCCGTCATCAACCTGCCCAGCGGCGTGTTCAAGCCTTATGCTGGTGTTGCCACCGCCATTTTGATCTTCGCCAAAGGCGGCGCCACCGATCACGTCTGGTTTTACGACGTGCGAGACGACGGCTACTCGCTGGACGACAAACGCGACCCGCTGTATCAGGACGAGCAAGGCAATCCGCTGAGTTTTGCTGGCGACTTGCCCAAGGTGTTGGCTGCCTATCAAAACCGCGATAAGTCCAGCGCCGACACCGAAGCCAATGACAAAACCCAAGCTTGCTTCTGGGTCAGTAAAGCCGAGATTGCCGCCAATAAGTATGACTTGTCGGTCAATCGCTACAAGGAAACCGTACATCAGGAAGAAGAATACGAAGACCCGAAAACGATATTGCAGCAGTGGATGGGATTGGTGGATGAGATTCAGGATGAGTTGAAGGAATTGGAGGGAATGCTGTGA
- a CDS encoding helix-turn-helix transcriptional regulator, with amino-acid sequence MPKTSFRKNSDSPIIGDPKAEPPISGLLPMSKSSWWDGVKKGIFPKPIKMGPNMTAWRVEDIAELIARLGAQCAGNANA; translated from the coding sequence ATGCCCAAAACAAGCTTTCGCAAAAATAGCGACTCCCCGATTATTGGTGATCCAAAAGCCGAGCCGCCCATTTCTGGATTGCTGCCTATGAGCAAATCATCCTGGTGGGATGGCGTCAAAAAAGGCATCTTTCCCAAGCCGATCAAAATGGGTCCCAATATGACGGCCTGGCGGGTGGAGGATATTGCCGAGCTCATTGCACGTTTAGGCGCTCAATGTGCCGGCAACGCGAATGCCTGA
- a CDS encoding DEAD/DEAH box helicase family protein, protein MDRIDIMQSQNFEFLRGTWPELASLAGFAEHYAYLDPQSALTKLRNFAERSVTIVYSQLGLPRPPQAAFMEQLTNASFEAVTPKVIIDKLHALRIHGNKAAHGDKVTEQSALWLLKESFDIGRWLWATYANGDIQSLAVYQQPLPAQSDKAEYKKERKTLLEQYAKQEARMQAMLAELEAEREKNAQLQKTAAELEQLQQQATVKGQQAAHDLHFDEATTRKYLIDLQLAQVGWSVDQTDQVTLEEKVLHQPTTTGEGYADYVLWDNNGKPLAVVEAKKTAVDAETGRHQAKHYADGLEKMHGQRPIIFYTNGHDIWIWDDHPDQNYPPRRLYGFYSKSSLQYQVRQRSERKPFNTVSPKPEILGERLYQHEALKRITERFETKQRKALAVQATGTGKTRLSIALTDVCMKAGWVKRVLFVCDRRELRKQAKNAYSEFLTAPITVLTSKSVQDTHNRIFVATYPAMIKVFDRFDPGFFDLIIADESHRSIYNIYGDMFRYFDALQVGLTATPVEMISRSTCQLFGCDFKQPTSSYTLETAIEEKYLVPYQVVKHTTKFLRDGIKGKALSADEIAQLEEQGIDPNSLDFDAAEIDKAIYNKDTNRKILQNLMENGLRLADGQTLGKTIVFARNHQHAKLLEKLFDELYPQYGGKFCQVIDNYDPRAEELIDDFKGTGTNDQLTIAISVDMLDTGIDVPEIVNLVFARPVKSPVKFWQMVGRGTRLCLNLFGSGKHKTHFLIFDHWGVVEYHGMKQRDVVITQSKSLMQRLFEVRLSLAQTALQHAETGFFDEVTDWLHKAINSLDNKTIAVRDKWKIKQQLSQIDVLQQFSPNTVILLETEIAPLMQWLDVRGHSDAYQWDLLLSQIQQQKILQSNAFADLISDAIEQLWQLQMNLNQVKAKAEWIKQCREQHWWQSATLADLEHARVELRGIMQHRNKPTGPTVEPPTIDITDGDEIREKQSTYLNAVDMAAYRVKIEQALKELFEQDPVLSKIRSGEAVTETELNQLNALIHTSHPDVDLHVLKSFYDTAAPMEQILRSIVGMDSDKVNQRFAAFIQHYPSLNARQVQFLGLLKRQIAQSGAIEINSLYEMPFAAIGELDRLFTNETQIDELLSIVRSFGKQPIPPTHRK, encoded by the coding sequence ATGGACAGAATCGACATCATGCAATCACAAAACTTCGAATTCCTGAGAGGCACCTGGCCGGAATTGGCCAGCTTGGCGGGTTTTGCCGAGCATTATGCCTATCTGGACCCGCAAAGCGCCCTGACCAAGTTGCGCAATTTTGCCGAACGCTCCGTGACCATCGTTTATTCCCAGCTTGGACTGCCGCGCCCGCCGCAAGCTGCGTTCATGGAACAATTGACCAATGCCAGTTTCGAAGCGGTCACCCCTAAAGTCATCATCGACAAACTCCACGCTCTGCGTATCCACGGCAATAAAGCTGCGCATGGTGACAAAGTCACTGAGCAATCAGCGTTATGGTTACTTAAAGAATCATTCGATATTGGCCGCTGGTTATGGGCAACCTATGCCAATGGCGATATTCAAAGTCTTGCCGTTTACCAGCAGCCCCTCCCCGCGCAATCGGATAAAGCCGAATACAAAAAAGAGCGCAAAACCCTGCTGGAGCAATACGCCAAGCAAGAAGCCCGCATGCAAGCCATGTTGGCAGAGCTGGAAGCCGAGCGGGAAAAGAATGCGCAACTGCAAAAAACCGCTGCCGAGTTGGAACAGCTTCAACAGCAAGCCACCGTCAAAGGTCAGCAAGCTGCGCATGACCTTCATTTCGACGAAGCAACTACGCGCAAATACTTAATCGATCTGCAACTCGCCCAAGTCGGCTGGTCGGTCGATCAAACCGATCAAGTTACGCTGGAAGAAAAAGTCCTACACCAACCGACCACGACCGGCGAAGGCTATGCCGATTATGTGCTGTGGGATAACAACGGCAAACCGCTCGCCGTCGTTGAAGCCAAGAAAACAGCCGTTGATGCTGAAACAGGCCGCCATCAAGCCAAACACTATGCCGACGGCCTGGAAAAGATGCACGGCCAGCGCCCCATCATCTTTTATACCAATGGCCACGACATCTGGATTTGGGACGATCATCCAGACCAAAACTACCCACCGCGTCGCTTATACGGCTTCTATTCCAAATCCAGCTTGCAGTACCAGGTTCGCCAGCGCAGCGAACGCAAGCCGTTTAATACCGTTTCACCTAAACCTGAAATTCTCGGCGAGCGTCTTTATCAGCACGAAGCACTGAAACGCATTACCGAACGCTTTGAGACCAAACAGCGCAAAGCCTTGGCTGTTCAAGCTACCGGCACCGGCAAAACTCGGCTGTCCATCGCCTTGACCGATGTTTGCATGAAAGCCGGTTGGGTTAAGCGGGTTTTATTCGTGTGCGATCGCCGCGAACTGCGGAAGCAAGCCAAAAATGCCTATAGCGAGTTTCTGACTGCGCCGATCACTGTCCTAACCAGCAAAAGTGTGCAAGACACCCACAACCGCATTTTCGTCGCCACCTATCCAGCGATGATAAAAGTGTTCGACCGCTTCGATCCCGGCTTTTTCGATTTGATCATCGCCGACGAATCTCACCGCAGCATCTACAACATATACGGTGACATGTTTCGCTATTTCGATGCGTTGCAAGTGGGCTTGACTGCTACGCCGGTAGAAATGATCAGCCGCTCAACTTGTCAGCTGTTCGGTTGTGATTTCAAACAGCCAACCAGCAGCTACACGCTAGAAACCGCGATCGAAGAAAAATATTTAGTGCCGTATCAAGTGGTCAAACACACCACCAAGTTTTTACGCGATGGCATTAAAGGCAAAGCCTTGAGCGCGGACGAGATTGCCCAACTGGAAGAACAAGGCATAGACCCCAACAGCCTGGACTTCGATGCGGCAGAAATCGACAAAGCCATCTATAACAAGGACACCAACCGCAAAATCCTGCAAAACCTGATGGAAAATGGCCTAAGACTAGCCGATGGCCAAACCTTGGGTAAAACCATAGTCTTCGCCCGCAACCATCAACATGCCAAATTACTGGAGAAACTGTTTGACGAGCTGTATCCGCAATACGGAGGCAAGTTTTGCCAAGTGATCGATAACTACGATCCGCGTGCGGAAGAGTTAATCGACGATTTTAAAGGTACTGGAACCAATGACCAGCTCACCATCGCCATTTCAGTGGACATGCTCGATACCGGCATCGACGTGCCGGAAATCGTCAATCTGGTATTCGCCCGTCCCGTCAAATCCCCAGTCAAATTCTGGCAAATGGTTGGTCGTGGTACTCGCTTATGCCTTAACTTGTTCGGTTCCGGCAAGCATAAAACCCATTTCCTGATCTTCGATCACTGGGGTGTGGTCGAATACCACGGCATGAAGCAACGCGACGTGGTCATCACCCAGTCCAAGTCGTTGATGCAACGACTGTTTGAAGTTCGTTTGAGCTTGGCGCAAACCGCCTTGCAGCATGCTGAAACCGGTTTTTTCGACGAGGTGACCGATTGGCTGCATAAAGCCATCAACAGCCTGGACAACAAAACCATCGCCGTGCGCGACAAATGGAAAATCAAGCAGCAACTCAGTCAAATCGATGTGCTGCAACAATTCAGCCCCAACACCGTCATCCTGCTGGAAACCGAAATCGCCCCGCTAATGCAATGGCTGGACGTGCGCGGCCACAGCGATGCCTATCAATGGGACTTATTGCTTAGCCAGATTCAGCAGCAAAAAATCTTGCAATCTAATGCCTTCGCAGACTTGATCAGCGACGCCATCGAACAGCTCTGGCAATTGCAGATGAATCTAAACCAGGTTAAAGCCAAAGCCGAATGGATCAAACAATGCCGCGAACAACACTGGTGGCAGTCGGCCACGCTAGCCGACTTGGAACACGCTCGCGTCGAACTGCGCGGCATCATGCAGCACCGCAACAAACCCACCGGGCCAACCGTTGAGCCGCCCACCATCGATATTACTGATGGCGACGAGATCAGGGAAAAACAAAGCACCTATTTAAACGCCGTCGATATGGCTGCTTATCGCGTTAAAATCGAACAAGCCTTAAAAGAGTTGTTCGAGCAAGACCCGGTACTCAGCAAAATTCGCAGCGGCGAAGCCGTCACCGAAACCGAACTCAACCAACTCAACGCTTTGATTCACACCAGCCATCCCGATGTCGATTTGCATGTCTTGAAAAGCTTTTACGACACGGCAGCACCAATGGAGCAAATCCTGCGTTCCATCGTCGGTATGGACTCAGATAAGGTCAATCAACGATTTGCAGCCTTCATTCAACACTACCCCAGTCTCAACGCCCGGCAAGTGCAATTTTTAGGTTTGCTTAAACGCCAAATTGCCCAAAGTGGTGCCATAGAAATTAACAGCCTTTACGAAATGCCGTTTGCCGCCATTGGCGAGTTGGACCGCTTATTCACAAACGAAACCCAAATCGACGAATTGCTGTCAATTGTGCGAAGCTTTGGCAAACAACCGATACCACCGACACACAGGAAATAA